Genomic DNA from Excalfactoria chinensis isolate bCotChi1 chromosome 11, bCotChi1.hap2, whole genome shotgun sequence:
CTTATGCTGTCAGGAGAGTGCTTATCCAGCTGAGGTATTTATGCTGTAGTAGTTTGGTCTGTGGCAAATGGCTCCATGTTCCAATTAAAATGGGGGaaagttgttttatttctctgtatttcactCTCTGAGCTTGCTGTGATGCAGTGACTGGTTCAGAGAAATACATTCAAGCTGGCTCCCAGCAGTTATGCCAGCATGGGAATGGCGCAGTGCATCAAGCAGCCATTGTATTATGGCACCTCTTCCCCAGTCTGACATGGGTTTTTTGTCTTAAGTGTGCTGCTGCGAGAAGCAAACGTGGATATTCTGGTACCTGGTGTTGAGAGGGGATGGGCAACATAACACTAAGCATAAGGTTGAGGTTTTCCTTCCCGTATTAATAATAGCAGCAACTCCACGTTAGTGTAGTCAGTcttgaaaatgtttctcttcttcctcccttgcagaaagaagaatgtAACTTGTCTGCAAAGGACTGGTGTGCTGAGGCAGACGACTGGGGAGGCTGCAACGGAGAGGAGTCTTCCACATGTGCCCTTCAGATGTTGGGCCTAAATGCAGGGatgagcagctctgcatctaGAGAAGCACAGTGTGTGTCGCAGCTCCGAGAGCTTCGCTTGTCTGAAGCTGCAGACGTGTCTGGTTCCCTGAATACAGACCTCCTACTCAGGGAGGAGACGGCGATGGCTACTTCAGCTCCTGTGTTCCAGTCCTTTTACATTAGTGTTGTGGATGAGGCAGACTATGCTGGTTTCCTTGATACAGATCATGCGAACAAACTACTGAAAGAGTATCAGCAAAGAGAGGGTGTTGATCTGGAAAATTTGATGTCAGAAAGGTAAGAACCTGTTTGAACCTCGTGCTGAAGCTGAAGGGTTTGTGTTCAGTTTGTACTGAGTTATGAACTAAGTCTCACCCTCACTAGGTCTGAGTATGTTCATAACTGACTCCTTCAGGAAGCAATTATGTGTAGGACATTGCAGGAAACACGTAACATTGCACCTGTTATCTCCAGTTTAGGAATTTTGGGTTATACGGTACTTCTGTTCTATTCAGTGCAGCTATTTCTGAGTGACTGAGCAGCTAGAATCCCCTGCTCCAGACAGAGCAGAATACCTTCAGTCTATTAAACCAAACCAATGTGGTTTGACCAAATCTTATGCTATGTGATATGAGTTCATATTGTGACATTTGGacatttgacttcttttttccttcacgATGCTGCAGATTTTGTTATTCTGGTTGCATTTTTAAGAGCTGAGGAGCTCAGGGATTTTGACTAGAGACTGGGATGATGGCTGCAGTTAGAATCAGGGTTTTTGATAAAGAAGTGGTCAGGAAAACAATTTCTGGGCGTAGGTACTGAATGTATTTCCTATTTTAACATAGGTGACCACACTGAGCACTTATCCTTAGGCATAAGCAGGTGTCTGATAGGAATGAATGTCTTACCATAGTTTGAAACTGTTGGCAACAAACAGTGGAGCTGGAGGCAGAACGTTCAGCTGCAAGCTGGAACAGTGATTGCCCCTTGATTTAacatttggcttttttttgtgtaCGTAATATAATTTAATGTGGGTTTCTATTAACTGGAACGCATTTAAAGCATGCCTGTTGTACTGAATTTGAACTTCTGGTTTGTGCCTTTTTCTCGTAGTTTTGCTGGTGAAGATAGTAATGAGAAGTATGAGAAGAGTGAAGTCAGTGAGGACCACGCGTTCCATAAGTTTATGAAGAGAATATCTGTCTGTCCAGAGCAGATTTTAAGGTATGTTTGATCAGCTGATTGCAACAGGGAGAGACAGGACATAGCTGGAGGCTgtcagtaaataaaaataaacaattgaATTGGATTTATCTACTTATTTTTCCTAATTGAACAGTTTGCTAAGTTTTGACGACTACTTCCAAGGTTGTCTGAATCTGTCactttgctctttgtatttttcttttgtgaaaagCTGCTTCAGGTGATTCCTATGAGTACTGCTAGTTGTAGTCTTCATTAGCCCCTATTTCCCTTCAAGAGTATTATGGGTATACACAACATGTACATAATAAAATTATGtacatttctatttcttgtgGGCTGCCAGATGTCTCTTGAGCTATCAGCAAACACAGAATCCCCTGCAGATGTAGTTGGTGTAACTGAGTCATGTTTAGCACACTCTGGAGGTGTCAATTTGAACCATTTACCCCCTTAGATCCATCTCTTTCCTTAAGACTTTCCACATGTTGACCTTTCACTGTCCCCCTTCCCtatctttaatttttgttgAGTGACTCATCTGAAGCACAGGCAGATGACTGGCTGCTAACagtgtttgtgggtttttccCTAGTTACTTGAGAtacaaagaataaatacatttttttcttttttttttcctcttagataCTCTTGGGGTGGTCAGCCTTTGTTTATAACATGTCCTCCAGCCAACTTTGACAACAGTATTCCAGCCTGCAGTAACTGTGGAAGCAACAGAATATTCGAGTTTCAGCTTATGCCAGCACTGGTCAGCATGCTGCGGGGTGATGCAGGTATTGACTTTGGGCTTAGCTGAATGAGTATTAGAAGTATATTAGTAAGGTTCACTAAAGAGTAATTTGGATTGTTTCTTGCTAACCATAGGCACTGATGTGCTTGACTGTAGTGGTCATAGAATTACGTAGGTTACAAATGGATACTTAAATCCACCGAGATTATGGATATAATCATGTTTCCATTATAGATTTCACTAAGCAAATGGGAGCTCTTCCGTTGGACTTCATGTGCTTCCTGATGTGCTCTTATAACAGCCATGTAGATAATTCTGTGACTTTGATAGTCACAGAATTTTTATTGCCTGTTAAATGAGAGCGTACCTCCCCTGCTAAAGGGGACAGGAGAAAAGGGCCATTGGAACTtgatggtccttgaggtcccttctaatccaagccattctatgattctgtgaaataaggCCTCGGAAAATAATCAATATTGCCATGTAAGATTGCAGGCACCTACGAAGCTCTTTGAAAGTTCTCAATCatgctgctttaaaaatctttgaaataagaaaatgtatatAGGGGGCTGGATATGGACAAATGCATTCTGGATTGGAAGGTTGAACTGCAGTGATAAGCAATAACCACTAAGTGAGGCATTCTTCTAATACCGTATGTAcctttattgttttgtttttagatctCTCAGTGGAATTTGGGACTGTTATAGTTTATACGTGTGAGCAAAGCTGTTGGCCAACAAATCATCAAACCCCTCTGGAAGAGTTTATTTTTGTACAAGAAGACCCTGAccagaaattatttaaataaattgtgTTTCTCTTCATAGGTGGAAAATCTGTTGTTTGTTGGGTTGGTGTgctttggttggtttggtttttcttgCAGTTGAAAGTATGTGATTATACAACAGTTTTTTCCTCAGATgtggtgaaaaatgaaattcatttgTTGGCGTGGTGCTTATTTCCTAGAATGGCCGACGTGTGCGTTGGCATGGCTGCAAAATGTGGCAACAAAAAACTTGCTTTGCTCAAAGAGGCAATTCTAAGTGTGGGGATTATTCTGGCATTATAGTTATGTTTTTAAGAGcttggggaagaaaataaaggaaaagggcGGTCTAATTGCACTAAGTTCTCCTGCTGGTGATCATCTGTCAAATGGGATCCAGGTTTTACAAAGTACTGGCAGTGAGAAGCTTAATGTaagtatttgaaaacaaatctgtgtGCTCTTACAGTGAAGGATGTTACGTGTGCTTGATGAGCTCTGATGGTCACTGCATTGCACTGAGTGGAGAAAAGGTGAGAGTTTCTGCTAGCACTCCTGTTCTTGCAGTTGTAATGGAGAATTAATGGAGCAGTCATTTAAGTTACTTTAAGCTTTTTGCACAGGTTTAATGTCACAGTATAAATTAATCTACTGGCAGCGTTTctgttgtgggtttgtttgtttttggggaAGGGCTGATGGGATGTTGTTTGCAGAACAGTTTTTCAGAGATAAATTGTAGTTTCCCACACCAGCTTTTAGAGCCAAGCTGGAGCATCCAGGTCAATCTATGTAAAACTCACTTCATGCTTCTCAAAGCTTCCCGATTCTCCCTGGGGACCAGGATGTGGTATTTCCCAGCTGCAGCCGGGCACTGGGTGCCCCACTGTGGGTGCTGTGGCCAGACGGGGCGGATTTTCGGCGAGGCCGTGTGTGTGCAGACGGTGGTCCCGCCTCGAGTCGCTCCTGGGTCCCGTTTGCTCCGCCCGGGGAACGGCGGGCGCGGGGTTCGAACTCTCATCAATCCCGGCTGTCCCGAGCTGCGGCGGCCGCCCGTCTGTGCCGCGGACCTCCaggccgccagggggcgctgcaGGACAGGCGGGCGGCCGCCGCTCTGGTCTCGCGGGCTCTCTGCCCGGAGTGCGGCCCGGCTGAGGAGAGCCGCGCGGCGCCGCTCTTTCCGCCCGTCGCCGTTTTTCGCCCGCCGTCATGTCCGTGCCCGCGTCGGGCCCGCTGGGCAGCGAGCTGGCGGAGGCCGTGGCCCAGGCGCGGCTCTTGGTGGTGGGGGCCGGAGGCATCGGCTGCGAGCTTCTCAAGGACCTGGTGCTCACCGGCTTCGGAAACATCGACGTGGTGagggccggggccgggccgggcgcggGGTCGGGGGCGCGAGGAGGGCCGCTgggcgggggcgggcgggggcgcTGTGCTGTGGTATGGTACGCTGTGCTGcggtgtgctgtgctgtgctatggTGCGCTGTGCTGTGGTGCGGTGCTGTGGTGCTGTGGTGCGGCGCGGCCCCTCCCGCCCGCATTGTCTGCGTGTTTTCAAACTGCTGCGCGCCCGCCAAAGCGGCCGGGCTGGGCCTCGCGCCGCCGGGGGCCGGGCTTTGCACAAAGGAACGCGGCTCCATCCGCCATCCGCCCCGAGGCTCCCTTCCTCGGCACAGCGAGCGCCGGGGCGGCCGAACGGGGCCTCTTTGCTGCGGAGCTCGGGCCGCTCTGCCCAACCCGGCCGCCGCTTGGCGGAGGAGCGGCCGTGCCCCCTCTAGGGCCGTAGGCGCTGGCTGGGAAGCGGCGATGCGCTGCCCCGCCGTCCCCAAGGTTGACTTAGTGCGGCTTAATGGGTGCGGAGCTCAGTGGGCTGGCGACGGCCCGCAGCGGGATGGAGCGCTGCTTTTAGGCGCTGCGCTGTAAAACCGGCCGTGCTGGAGATCCGCCGTGGGAGCTTCCCGCCAGCCGATGCTTTCGCTTTTGCTTCCTGAAGCTCATCTGAGAGCGTAGGAAGGGCGGAACTGAGAGGGTGGCACTGCACGCGGGACCGAGAGaagcggcccggcccggcctcGTGGCTTTTATCCGCTTCTGGAAGAAGTTAAGAGAACTGTTTTCATAACTTCACGTTAAGAAGCCGCGGGAGTGCAGATTCGGGGCTGttctgctgtctgtgttttgGCTCATTGGTGCTATGCCAGGAGTCACTTCTGAGCGTTCCATGTGACACATAAGGAGTTGGTCCCTGCATTCAGACTTGTTGAGCAGAGCTTGTCAGAAGCAGCTTCTCTCAGCCCTGCCAGCTGGTAGAAGAGCCCAGCTGCCTCTCTTTGTACAGCTCGGGCTTTGC
This window encodes:
- the PDCD2L gene encoding programmed cell death protein 2-like; translated protein: MAAKGQPVLLGLRDAAMVEPCRGGGQPPRWATNKLGGRADALPSVLPSHPRCGACGAALAHVVQVYCPLGASPFHRLANVFACAGSGCWGRPQSWKVLRSQSLEARGQEARGCGSEQKEECNLSAKDWCAEADDWGGCNGEESSTCALQMLGLNAGMSSSASREAQCVSQLRELRLSEAADVSGSLNTDLLLREETAMATSAPVFQSFYISVVDEADYAGFLDTDHANKLLKEYQQREGVDLENLMSESFAGEDSNEKYEKSEVSEDHAFHKFMKRISVCPEQILRYSWGGQPLFITCPPANFDNSIPACSNCGSNRIFEFQLMPALVSMLRGDADLSVEFGTVIVYTCEQSCWPTNHQTPLEEFIFVQEDPDQKLFK